A DNA window from Anaerocolumna sp. AGMB13020 contains the following coding sequences:
- a CDS encoding helix-turn-helix domain-containing protein, with product MTGNNDNNINYEILGLRIKEIRIRKNLTQENVASYVGCNVSHISNIENNHTKVSLNVLLAIANALHTSIDYLLSDQYENSSFALDNEILRALKDCDNDKKIKILKIISII from the coding sequence TTGACTGGTAATAATGATAACAATATAAATTATGAGATATTAGGCTTACGCATAAAAGAAATCCGTATAAGAAAAAATCTGACGCAAGAAAATGTTGCCTCTTATGTCGGTTGTAATGTTTCTCATATCTCTAATATCGAAAACAATCATACCAAAGTATCTCTTAATGTTCTATTAGCGATTGCAAACGCACTTCATACAAGTATCGATTACCTTTTATCAGATCAATATGAAAACTCATCTTTTGCATTGGATAACGAAATTCTAAGAGCGTTAAAAGACTGTGATAATGACAAGAAAATAAAGATTTTAAAGATAATTTCAATTATTTAG